A region from the Vibrio rumoiensis genome encodes:
- a CDS encoding SDR family oxidoreductase — translation MKILITGATSGIGLETAKLLVEQGHQVVATGRNQSILNELKDRHQCYVIQADLTDSDQVITMFNEAYQHLDGLDVLINNAGMNTRKCNIEDITLEELDLQYAVNLRAPILLAREALKVMQPQKSGYILNVVSTVAKRSNESMSVYTAMKQGFAGFSAILMKEAQPHGIKVTSLFPGGADTNFREADRPQYMSPASVAKTICHVLALPSDVIMHEMTFRPPVEVE, via the coding sequence ATGAAGATACTTATCACAGGTGCAACCAGCGGTATCGGGCTAGAAACAGCAAAATTACTTGTAGAACAAGGCCATCAAGTCGTTGCGACCGGACGAAATCAATCCATATTGAATGAATTAAAAGATCGCCATCAATGTTATGTTATTCAAGCTGACTTAACCGACTCCGACCAAGTTATCACCATGTTTAATGAAGCTTATCAGCACCTTGATGGACTCGATGTGCTAATCAACAATGCCGGTATGAACACTAGAAAGTGCAACATTGAAGATATCACTCTAGAAGAATTGGATCTGCAATATGCTGTCAATTTAAGAGCGCCAATATTACTCGCCCGTGAAGCCTTAAAAGTCATGCAGCCCCAAAAATCTGGCTATATTCTTAACGTTGTCAGCACCGTCGCTAAACGCTCAAATGAATCGATGAGTGTTTATACCGCAATGAAGCAGGGTTTTGCTGGGTTTAGTGCCATCTTAATGAAAGAGGCGCAGCCACATGGTATTAAAGTGACATCATTATTTCCGGGCGGTGCCGATACCAACTTTCGTGAAGCAGACAGACCACAATATATGTCACCAGCAAGTGTTGCTAAAACCATCTGCCATGTATTAGCGCTACCAAGTGATGTGATCATGCATGAAATGACATTTCGACCGCCAGTTGAAGTGGAATAA
- a CDS encoding mechanosensitive ion channel family protein: MDFQYYAHLLQQMSQQVFDALTQTATYIQLFIVLIVFGCSFLFAKTVRKNVPALTKINPVEEANQLRKISSKFGNLVFPLITVFTLMLSIEIVQRLLGHFWLINTALVIAILLICNRVTHDFVRSHFIRFVFRWIGIPLLFLHLVNLLAPIINILESMKLGFGEIQISFYDVVRVVLLGSVLFWLGRISNVTGKELIRRQDKLDFRTKEVAAKLFEVTVFVFFFLLLLKVMGINLTALAVFGGALGVGLGFGLQAIASNFISGIIILLDRSVSIDDYIELDDGRTGVVRELTLRSTTLETFDGKDIMVPNEKFVTESFTNWTHKNQKQRYRVDFSVAYDTDIRKLVEIIKETVAGHEQVISGEGVPFEEQPDCEIAGFGDSGVNMFVEFWMEGIDDGKNRVGGDLLLLIFEAMRDNGFVIPFPQREVRVLRSDDHVDVNKTT; the protein is encoded by the coding sequence TTGGACTTTCAATACTACGCCCATCTACTGCAACAAATGAGTCAGCAAGTTTTTGATGCTTTGACGCAAACGGCAACCTATATACAGCTTTTTATTGTGCTGATTGTATTCGGGTGTTCTTTTCTTTTTGCTAAGACTGTTCGTAAAAATGTGCCTGCTTTAACCAAAATAAACCCGGTAGAAGAGGCAAATCAACTCCGTAAAATTTCGAGTAAATTTGGTAATTTAGTGTTTCCTCTTATTACGGTTTTTACCCTTATGCTTTCAATCGAGATTGTCCAAAGATTATTAGGACACTTTTGGCTAATCAATACCGCGTTGGTCATCGCGATATTACTGATTTGTAATCGTGTCACTCATGACTTTGTTCGGTCTCATTTTATTCGCTTTGTTTTTCGCTGGATTGGCATACCGCTGCTATTTCTACATCTAGTGAATTTGTTAGCGCCTATTATCAATATCTTAGAGTCTATGAAGCTAGGCTTCGGTGAGATTCAAATCTCTTTTTATGATGTGGTCCGTGTTGTTTTACTTGGCTCGGTATTATTTTGGCTTGGGCGAATCTCTAATGTCACAGGTAAAGAGCTGATCCGCCGACAAGACAAGCTTGATTTTAGAACCAAAGAAGTGGCGGCTAAGCTGTTTGAAGTCACGGTATTTGTCTTTTTCTTCTTGTTATTGCTCAAGGTGATGGGAATCAATTTAACTGCATTAGCCGTTTTTGGTGGAGCGCTTGGTGTTGGGCTTGGTTTTGGTTTACAGGCGATCGCGTCTAACTTTATTTCGGGCATTATCATTTTATTAGATCGCTCAGTTTCGATTGATGATTATATTGAATTAGACGATGGTCGAACAGGGGTCGTGCGTGAGTTAACGTTACGATCTACGACACTTGAAACCTTTGATGGTAAAGACATCATGGTGCCTAATGAAAAATTTGTGACTGAGAGCTTTACTAACTGGACGCATAAAAATCAGAAACAAAGATACCGTGTTGATTTCTCTGTCGCTTACGACACTGATATTCGTAAGTTAGTTGAGATCATTAAAGAAACGGTCGCTGGCCATGAACAAGTGATCAGTGGGGAAGGTGTTCCCTTTGAAGAGCAACCCGATTGTGAAATCGCGGGATTTGGTGATTCAGGAGTCAATATGTTCGTCGAATTTTGGATGGAAGGGATCGACGATGGGAAAAACCGCGTTGGAGGGGATCTTCTTTTACTGATTTTTGAAGCGATGCGTGACAATGGCTTTGTTATTCCATTCCCTCAACGAGAAGTACGAGTACTACGTTCTGATGACCATGTTGATGTTAATAAAACCACCTGA
- a CDS encoding NRAMP family divalent metal transporter has product MENTATLSTSQTEDINKKASLIKALGPGIMMASAAVGGSHLVSSTQAGAIYGWQLAALILLVNFFKYPFFRAGVQYTVGTGQSLVQGYRQMGIGYLWLFNVLNFVSAFVNIAALLMFSASLMGYFLPVSLSIPVIAGGILLVCLFILMAGHFHALSTLSKVIMAVLVITTVLAVMIAASKGAVAPADYQSPSAWTMAAFGFIVIMMGWMPAPIEISCFNSLWLKSQSKEQKVTARSALFDFNVGYIGTAILAIVFLSLGALVLNGSGETLKTSGIGFSHQLVSMYTASIGEWSRYLIAVIAFFCIFGSTITCIDGYSRVLTESTLLLSKKSEDNHPVEAKRILNIWMVIVSVLSLSVILFFTSSLMAMMHFAMILAFMTTPIFAVLNYRLVTKTDLPDNLKFGGKLKALSWVGFVYLFGFLAAFIWWSWFM; this is encoded by the coding sequence ATGGAAAATACTGCCACACTTTCAACTTCTCAAACGGAAGATATCAATAAGAAAGCTTCTCTAATCAAAGCGCTTGGTCCCGGTATCATGATGGCATCGGCAGCGGTCGGAGGTTCACATCTAGTATCATCGACTCAAGCGGGGGCTATTTATGGCTGGCAACTCGCTGCACTTATCCTGCTGGTAAACTTTTTTAAATATCCCTTCTTTCGTGCTGGTGTTCAATATACGGTGGGAACTGGCCAGAGCCTAGTTCAAGGTTATCGCCAAATGGGGATTGGTTATTTATGGCTATTTAACGTTTTAAATTTTGTCTCTGCTTTTGTCAACATTGCAGCCTTGCTGATGTTTAGTGCGAGCTTAATGGGGTACTTCCTACCGGTTTCTTTATCTATTCCAGTGATTGCTGGTGGTATTTTGTTAGTGTGCTTGTTTATTTTGATGGCTGGGCACTTTCATGCATTAAGTACGCTATCTAAAGTGATTATGGCCGTCCTAGTGATAACAACAGTGTTGGCCGTTATGATTGCTGCCAGTAAAGGGGCGGTTGCACCAGCGGACTATCAGAGCCCTTCAGCTTGGACGATGGCGGCCTTCGGGTTTATTGTGATCATGATGGGTTGGATGCCTGCGCCAATCGAAATTTCTTGTTTTAATTCGTTATGGTTAAAATCGCAAAGCAAAGAGCAGAAAGTAACGGCTCGTTCCGCTTTGTTTGATTTTAATGTGGGGTATATTGGTACAGCGATTTTAGCCATTGTGTTCTTATCATTAGGCGCATTGGTACTGAATGGTAGCGGTGAAACACTTAAAACGTCGGGTATTGGCTTTTCACACCAATTAGTCAGCATGTATACTGCCTCAATTGGCGAATGGTCACGTTACTTGATTGCGGTGATCGCGTTCTTCTGTATTTTTGGTAGTACGATTACTTGTATTGATGGCTACTCTAGAGTGCTTACGGAAAGTACTTTATTGCTGAGTAAGAAAAGTGAAGATAACCATCCTGTTGAAGCAAAACGTATTCTAAACATATGGATGGTGATTGTAAGTGTATTGTCATTATCTGTGATCTTATTTTTCACTTCATCTCTAATGGCGATGATGCATTTCGCGATGATTCTTGCCTTTATGACCACGCCAATTTTTGCTGTATTGAATTACCGCTTAGTGACGAAAACCGATTTACCTGACAACCTAAAGTTTGGCGGTAAGTTGAAAGCCTTATCATGGGTTGGGTTTGTGTATTTATTCGGTTTCCTCGCTGCATTCATCTGGTGGAGCTGGTTCATGTAA